From a single ANME-2 cluster archaeon genomic region:
- the thiC gene encoding phosphomethylpyrimidine synthase ThiC, with product MSLIDEANKGNITDVMKEVAIAEGVEPEFVRRGVAAGRIVIPVTPYREIKHCGIGKGLTTKVNASIGTSSDINDISLEIEKAKVAEAAGADTLMELSTGGDFLDIRKQVIDAVSLSVGCVPLYQAFIEAARKYGSVVDMKEDDLFKATVDQAKLGTNFMAIHTGINLFTVERLKKQGRYGGLCSRGGAFMTAWMIHNEKENPLYSEFDYLLEIMKEHEVTLSMGNGMRAGAVHDATDRAQIQELVINSELSDQAHDAGVQVIVEGPGHVPIDEIKTNVTLMKRMSGDKPFYMLGPLVSDVAPGYDHIVTAIGASISSAAGCDFLCYVTPAEHLALPNVDDVRTGVITSRIAAHIGDMIKLGKRDQDLAMGRARRDLDWEKMYSLAIDPEHARHIRESRAPDDSEACTMCGNYCALKIVRENFDLAR from the coding sequence ATGAGTCTGATAGATGAAGCAAATAAAGGTAACATCACTGATGTGATGAAAGAAGTAGCTATAGCAGAAGGAGTCGAGCCAGAATTCGTTCGACGTGGCGTTGCTGCGGGCCGGATAGTTATTCCTGTGACTCCCTACAGGGAAATTAAACATTGCGGTATCGGCAAAGGTCTTACTACCAAAGTCAATGCGTCCATTGGTACGTCTTCCGATATTAACGATATAAGCCTTGAGATAGAGAAGGCAAAAGTGGCGGAAGCAGCAGGTGCCGATACCCTGATGGAACTATCAACGGGCGGCGACTTCCTTGATATCAGGAAGCAAGTAATAGATGCCGTATCACTGTCTGTGGGCTGCGTGCCGCTGTACCAGGCTTTTATCGAGGCGGCAAGGAAGTACGGCTCGGTTGTGGATATGAAGGAAGATGACCTCTTCAAAGCCACTGTAGACCAGGCAAAGCTCGGGACCAACTTCATGGCCATCCATACCGGGATAAACCTGTTCACGGTGGAGCGGTTAAAGAAACAGGGGCGTTACGGCGGGCTATGTTCAAGGGGCGGTGCGTTCATGACTGCCTGGATGATACATAACGAGAAGGAGAACCCGCTGTACAGTGAATTCGATTACCTGCTTGAGATCATGAAGGAACATGAGGTCACGCTTTCCATGGGTAATGGTATGCGTGCCGGGGCCGTGCATGACGCTACCGACCGCGCGCAGATCCAGGAACTGGTCATAAACTCTGAACTTTCTGACCAGGCTCATGACGCTGGTGTGCAGGTCATTGTGGAAGGTCCGGGACACGTGCCTATCGATGAGATAAAGACCAATGTGACATTGATGAAACGGATGAGCGGGGATAAGCCGTTCTATATGCTGGGCCCGCTGGTGTCTGATGTGGCGCCCGGGTATGACCATATCGTGACTGCCATCGGTGCATCCATATCAAGTGCTGCGGGATGCGATTTCCTGTGCTATGTCACCCCTGCCGAACACCTGGCGTTGCCAAATGTTGATGATGTAAGGACCGGGGTCATCACGTCAAGGATAGCTGCCCATATCGGGGATATGATAAAGCTGGGTAAGCGTGACCAGGACCTTGCGATGGGCAGGGCACGGCGCGACCTGGACTGGGAGAAGATGTACTCTCTGGCCATTGACCCCGAGCATGCCAGGCATATCAGGGAGAGCCGGGCGCCGGATGATAGTGAAGCCTGTACCATGTGCGGGAATTATTGCGCGCTTAAGATAGTCAGGGAAAATTTTGACCTGGCACGATAG